In Saccharothrix violaceirubra, the following are encoded in one genomic region:
- a CDS encoding aldo/keto reductase, which produces MTKLGTSGLDVSRLSLGGNVFGWTADESDSFAVLDAYTAAGGNFVDTADAYSHWIDGHSGGESEAVVGRWLARRGRRDDVVIATKVGMLPGLDNLKADTIERAAEASLRRLGVDHVDLYYAHRDDPDTPQEESLAAFDRLVRAGKVRYVAASNYTADRLTSALEVSAREGFASFVALQQHYNLVERDYEGELESAVRGGGLSSVPYFGLARGFLTGKYRPGATVDSPRAAAASQYLDDERGPRVLAALDRIAAERNTTVAAVALAWLAARSTVAAPIASARNVAQLTDLLPVLDLELTAAEVDALAAA; this is translated from the coding sequence ATGACGAAACTGGGAACCAGCGGGCTGGACGTCTCGCGCCTGAGCCTGGGCGGCAACGTCTTCGGGTGGACGGCCGACGAGTCCGACTCGTTCGCCGTGCTCGACGCCTACACCGCCGCCGGCGGGAACTTCGTGGACACCGCCGACGCGTACTCGCACTGGATCGACGGCCACTCCGGCGGCGAGTCGGAGGCGGTGGTCGGCCGGTGGCTCGCCCGGCGTGGCCGCCGCGACGACGTGGTGATCGCCACCAAGGTCGGCATGCTGCCGGGCTTGGACAACCTGAAGGCGGACACCATCGAACGGGCCGCCGAGGCGTCGCTGCGCCGCCTGGGCGTGGACCACGTCGACCTGTACTACGCGCACCGCGACGACCCGGACACGCCGCAGGAGGAGTCGCTCGCCGCGTTCGACCGGCTCGTGCGGGCGGGCAAGGTGCGGTACGTCGCCGCGTCCAACTACACGGCCGACCGGCTCACGTCCGCGCTGGAGGTCTCCGCACGGGAGGGCTTCGCGTCGTTCGTCGCGCTCCAGCAGCACTACAACCTGGTGGAACGCGACTACGAGGGCGAGCTGGAGTCGGCCGTGCGCGGCGGCGGCCTGTCGTCGGTGCCGTACTTCGGCCTGGCCCGCGGCTTCCTGACCGGCAAGTACCGGCCGGGCGCGACGGTGGACAGCCCGCGCGCGGCGGCGGCGTCGCAGTACCTGGACGACGAACGCGGCCCGCGCGTGCTCGCCGCCCTCGACCGGATCGCGGCCGAGCGGAACACGACCGTCGCGGCCGTCGCGCTCGCGTGGCTGGCCGCCCGCTCCACGGTCGCCGCGCCGATCGCGTCCGCGCGCAACGTCGCCCAGCTCACCGACCTGCTGCCGGTGTTGGACCTGGAACTGACGGCCGCCGAGGTGGACGCGCTCGCCGCGGCGTGA